A region of Argentina anserina chromosome 5, drPotAnse1.1, whole genome shotgun sequence DNA encodes the following proteins:
- the LOC126793449 gene encoding protein CUP-SHAPED COTYLEDON 1 has translation MQENLPPGFRFHPTDEELITYYLGRKVSDVSFTSQAVAVVDLNKCEPWDLPGKASMGEKEWYFFNLRDRKYPTGLRTNRATEAGYWKTTGKDKEILRQGVLVGMKKTLVFYKGRAPRGEKTNWVMHEYRLENKHHPFKSSSSKEEWVVCRVFQKSVALKKPQQLTSSSPQSVDSPGGTNSVINEFGDVELPNFMNNIANSSSPGFIGNMSIPQGNNYNIIDNNNVNMTNTTLNMTNWLGAREAAASGAILPAAALGSWPSSLLSPSNLSSVNSLLLRALQLRSSSTSSSSSTIYHQPIRDSTAAGLEDHYSSFLAAQQQQQQGVMSHFGTDRNMNSSNEQASSSSKDQIMDSMPQSQQHPEQPFNLDSIW, from the exons ATGCAGGAGAATCTTCCTCCTGGGTTCAGATTCCATCCTACAGATGAAGAACTGATTACGTACTATCTCGGTCGCAAGGTTTCTGATGTTAGTTTCACATCACAAGCCGTAGCTGTAGTCGATCTCAATAAGTGTGAACCTTGGGACCTCCCAG GCAAGGCGTCGATGGGAGAGAAAGAGTGGTACTTCTTCAACTTGAGAGACCGGAAATACCCGACTGGACTTCGGACCAACCGAGCAACAGAAGCTGGGTACTGGAAGACAACTGGCAAAGACAAAGAAATACTTCGTCAAGGTGTACTGGTTGGGATGAAGAAGACCCTCGTTTTCTACAAAGGTAGAGCTCCAAGGGGTGAGAAAACCAACTGGGTCATGCACGAATACAGACTAGAAAACAAGCACCATCCCTTCAAATCCTCATCTTCAAAG GAAGAATGGGTGGTTTGTAGGGTGTTTCAGAAGAGCGTCGCATTGAAAAAACCACAGCAACTGACATCTTCCTCACCGCAATCTGTCGATTCTCCAGGTGGGACAAACTCAGTTATAAATGAATTTGGAGATGTGGAGTTGCCaaattttatgaacaacattgcAAATTCATCTAGTCCTGGGTTCATTGGCAACATGTCAATTCCACAAGGCAACAATTACAACATTATtgataataataatgttaACATGACCAACACTACTTTAAACATGACTAATTGGCTCGGGGCAAGAGAGGCGGCGGCTAGCGGTGCTATTCTTCCGGCAGCAGCACTCGGATCGTGGCCATCTAGCCTGCTGAGTCCCTCAAATCTTTCGTCAGTGAACTCCTTGCTACTTAGGGCATTACAACTTAGGAGTAGCAGTACCTCCAGTTCTAGCAGTACCATCTATCATCAACCAATTAGAGATTCTACAGCAGCTGGTCTAGAAGATCATTACTCATCTTTTCTGGCGGCGCAACAGCAACAGCAGCAAGGAGTAATGTCTCATTTTGGCACTGATCGTAACATGAATTCGTCAAATGAGCaagcttcttcatcatcaaagGATCAGATTATGGATTCCATGCCGCAGTCACAACAGCATCCGGAGCAACCATTTAACTTGGACTCCATTTGGTGA
- the LOC126794731 gene encoding cleavage stimulating factor 64, translating to MAGNQIAGDVLPADIAGMSKNQLYEIMSKMKNLIEQNQQQARQILIQNPLLTKALFQAQIMLGMVRPPQSIPNIQPVRSQNSQQSVLPNQQSNTQAAPSLPGLGVQDQPGPSQIQAPARTQYQNHSTMPSSSTAPPAFNLQSQPMPSYPLQTQQQHKGHMNPQMALASLPQSSQLSNPPTHPHHSSQPSQLHQPQMASYNQLQQPIQTGGGHHMPLQPPLPPQPRPSMPNFHHQYSPQMATNSGFQHPSQSMFHSGAKPPTTVGPSFPLGQPPLPNHLPPQSMYQGGGMHMGSDYSNQVGTSMQTDRGSWMSGQPESSSVPQLPGPPSLVPGQMLGSQPARSAGLSPEEEKALLQQVMILTPEQINLLPPEQKKQVLQLQQIMRQ from the exons ATGGCGGGAAATCAAATCGCCGGCGATGTCCTACCGGCGGATATAGCCGGAATGTCGAAGAACCAGCTCTACGAAATCATGTCTAAAATGAAG AATTTGATAGAACAGAACCAGCAGCAAGCGAGGCAGATCCTCATCCAGAATCCGCTTCTCACCAAAGCGCTTTTCCAG GCGCAAATTATGCTTGGGATGGTCCGGCCACCTCAATCG ATTCCCAATATTCAGCCAGTGAGGTCGCAGAATTCTCAGCAGTCAGTACTACCAAATCAGCAGTCTAACACTCAGGCTGCTCCCTCATTGCCGGGACTTGGTGTTCAGGACCAACCAGGTCCATCCCAGATCCAAGCTCCTGCAAGAACGCAATACCAGAACCACTCTACAATGCCTAGCTCGTCAACTGCTCCTCCTGCATTTAATCTTCAGTCTCAGCCTATGCCTTCATATCCCCTGCAGACACAGCAGCAGCATAAGGGGCATATGAATCCGCAAATGGCCCTGGCATCTCTTCCACAGTCTTCGCAACTTTCTAATCCTCCAACACATCCTCATCATTCTTCACAGCCGTCTCAACTTCATCAACCCCAAATGGCTTCTTACAATCAGTTGCAACAACCGATACAGACGGGTGGAGGTCATCATATGCCACTGCAACCACCATTGCCACCACAACCAAGACCTTCAATGCCTAACTTTCACCATCAGTATTCCCCACAAATGGCAACCAATTCGGGTTTCCAACATCCTTCACAATCCATGTTTCAT TCGGGTGCAAAACCCCCCACTACTGTTGGGCCTTCATTTCCTCTGGGACAGCCACCACTTCCAAATCACCTACCACCTCAATCCATGTATCAG GGTGGAGGTATGCATATGGGTTCAGATTATAGCAATCAGGTTGGAACTTCTATGCAAACAGATAGAGGATCTTGGATGTCTGGCCAGCCAGAAAGTTCGTCAGTGCCACAGCTTCCAGGACCACCTTCATTAGTTCCTGGTCAAATGCTTGGCAGCCAGCCTGCTCGCAGTGCAGGG TTGAGCCCTGAGGAGGAGAAGGCACTGCTTCAACAAGTGATGATTCTTACCCCAGAACAAATTAATCTCCTGCCTCCGGAACAGAAAAAACAAGTGCTACAGCTACAGCAGATTATGCGCCAATAA
- the LOC126793347 gene encoding CRM-domain containing factor CFM3, chloroplastic/mitochondrial: MALATAKISELPLRNSLPLTSHSPSSSLNRLFSSPKSSFRILKPFSALRTTERGGGNNSNARPTPHKSKPSSSSTAPWLNKWPSRGGAPAESPRQRVKESNGREKPSSNNATRYVDKDKGQSAIERIVFRLRNLGLGDEDDEEEDGGGVELDGQNSMPAATGKEKLGDLLQREWVRPDYILAEEKGDDDVALPWEKEQEEEEEELSEDEEVKGMRKMRRSKAPSLAELTIEDEELRRLRRLGMFLRERISVPKAGITQAVLEKIHDKWRKEELVRLKFHEVLAHDMKTAHEIVERRTGGLVLWRSGSVMVVYRGVNYKGPSKSEPAGGGGDAFFIPDVSSAETSVMRSGNDVTSTLDKTEQSVKIPEPIRKMTDEEAEFNSLLGELGPRFVEYWGTGILPVDADLLPKTIPGYKTPFRLLPTGMRSRLTNAEMTNLRKLAKSIPCHFALGRNRNHQGLASAILKVWEKSSVAKIAVKRGIQNTNNKIMAEELKALTGGVLLLRNKYYIVIYRGKDFVPTTVAAALAERQELTKQVQDVEEIVRVKPIDAAASGTEEGQALAGTLAEFYEAQARWGREISAEERKKMIEEDSKAKMARRAKRIEHKLGVAQAKKLRAETLLNKIESAMLPAGPDYDQETITDEERVMFRRVGLRMKAYLPLGIRGVFDGVIENMHLHWKHRELVKLISKQKNLAFVEDSARLLEYESGGILVAIERVPKGYTLIYYRGKNYQRPITLRPRNLLTKAKALKRSVAMQRHEALSQHIGELERTIEQMRSEIGMSEDVDNESTWSSRYPHQSGHDSEFNQSEDESSDMESDGSNNNEDSDWEDED; the protein is encoded by the exons ATGGCCTTGGCAACCGCCAAAATATCCGAACTGCCACTCCGAAACTCACTCCCACTCACCTCTCActctccctcttcctctctcaACCGCCTCTTCTCCTCCCCAAAATCGTCATTTCGCATCCTCAAGCCCTTCTCTGCTCTCCGAACCACCGAGCGCGGCGGCGGCAACAACTCCAACGCTAGACCGACACCGCACAAGTCCAAGCCTTCGTCGTCCTCCACCGCTCCTTGGCTCAACAAGTGGCCGTCTCGCGGCGGTGCTCCTGCGGAGTCTCCGCGGCAGAGAGTCAAGGAATCGAACGGCCGGGAGAAGCCGAGTAGTAATAATGCTACTAGGTACGTGGACAAGGACAAAGGCCAGAGCGCGATTGAGAGGATCGTGTTCCGGCTGCGGAACCTAGGGCTAGGCGATGAAGACGACGAGGAGGAAGACGGTGGCGGTGTTGAATTGGACGGTCAGAATTCAATGCCGGCGGCGACCGGGAAGGAGAAGCTCGGCGATTTGCTGCAGCGGGAGTGGGTGCGGCCGGACTATATATTAGCGGAGGAGAAGGGAGACGATGACGTGGCGCTGCCGTGGGAGAAGgagcaggaggaggaggaggaggagttgaGTGAAGATGAGGAGGTGAAGGGGATGAGGAAGATGAGGAGGTCGAAGGCGCCGAGCTTGGCGGAGCTGACGATTGAGGATGAGGAGCTGAGGCGGTTGAGGAGGTTGGGGATGTTCTTGAGGGAGAGGATCAGCGTGCCGAAAGCCGGCATTACGCAGGCTGTGCTGGAGAAGATTCATGATAAGTGGAGGAAGGAGGAGCTGGTGAGGCTCAAGTTTCATGAGGTTTTGGCTCATGATATGAAGACTGCTCATGAGATTGTTGAG CGTCGAACAGGGGGTTTAGTTTTATGGAGATCAGGAAGTGTCATGGTAGTGTACCGCGGGGTTAACTACAAAGGCCCTTCTAAATCCGAACCCGCTGGTGGGGGAGGAGATGCTTTTTTCATCCCGGATGTTTCATCAGCTGAAACTTCAGTAATGAGAAGTGGCAACGATGTGACGTCAACTCTAGATAAGACTGAGCAATCTGTGAAAATTCCAGAACCTATTCGAAAGATGACAGATGAAGAAGCTGAATTCAACAGCTTATTGGGTGAATTAGGTCCTCGTTTTGTTGAGTATTGGGGGACAGGAATACTTCCTGTTGATGCTGATTTACTTCCTAAAACAATTCCGGGTTACAAAACACCTTTCAGGCTCCTTCCTACGGGGATGCGATCACGGCTGACTAATGCAGAGATGACCAATTTACGGAAACTTGCTAAGTCAATTCCATGTCATTTTGCCCTTG GGAGAAATAGAAACCATCAAGGGTTAGCATCTGCTATACTTAAAGTTTGGGAAAAGAGCTCTGTGGCAAAGATTGCTGTCAAACGAGGTATCCAGAAtacaaacaacaaaataatggCTGAGGAGCTGAAG GCATTAACGGGTGGTGTTTTACTACTTAGAAACAAATATTACATTGTCATTTACCGCGGAAAGGACTTCGTCCCCACAACTGTAGCTGCTGCACTGGCTGAAAGACAGGAACTGACAAAACAGGTTCAAGATGTTGAAGAGATAGTGCGTGTCAAACCAATAGATGCGGCTGCTTCTGGCACAGAGGAAGGACAGGCGCTTGCAGGAACTTTGGCAGAGTTCTACGAGGCCCAAGCCCGATGGGGAAGAGAAATATCTGCTGAAGAACGTAAAAAGATGATTGAAGAAGATTCGAAGGCTAAGATGGCCAGGCGTGCAAAACGAATTGAGCATAAGTTGGGCGTG GCCCAAGCTAAAAAGCTTAGAGCAGAGACTCTCCTAAACAAGATAGAATCAGCAATGCTTCCTGCCGGTCCTGATTACGATCAGGAAACCATCACTGATGAGGAACGCGTAATGTTTCGCAGAGTTGGCTTGAGAATGAAAGCGTACTTGCCTCTTG GCATACGTGGTGTTTTTGACGGTGTCATTGAAAACATGCATTTGCATTGGAAGCACAGAGAGCTAGTGAAATTAATATCCAAACAGAAGAACCTTGCTTTCGTTGAAGATTCAGCTAGGTTGTTGGAATATGAGAGTGGTGGCATACTGGTGGCTATAGAAAGAGTTCCCAAAGGATACACTCTTATATACTATCGTGGAAAGAATTATCAACGTCCCATTACCTTGAGGCCAAGGAACCTTTTAACTAAGGCAAAGGCATTGAAACGTTCGGTGGCTATGCAACGCCATGAG GCTCTCAGTCAGCACATAGGGGAATTGGAGAGGACTATAGAGCAAATGAGATCTGAAATT GGTATGTCTGAAGATGTAGACAATGAGAGCACTTGGAGCTCAAGATATCCCCATCAGAGTGGTCATGACTCGGAATTTAACCAA AGTGAGGATGAATCTTCTGACATGGAGTCAGATGGTAGTAACAATAATGAAGACTCAGATTGGGAAGACGAAGATTGA
- the LOC126793627 gene encoding synaptotagmin-5 produces MSSISSRRKKRGLRVEDAVEFFNYVVEEKPFVPVLIPLVLVCWGIERWIFSFSNWVPLAVAVWATVQFGNYQRRIVVEDLNKKWKRVILNTSPITPLEPCEWLNKLLMEVWPNYISPKLSLRFASIVEKRLKHIKSRLIERIELQEFTLGSYPPCLGLHGTRWSTAGDQRIMRLGFDWDTTDMSIMLLAKLAKPFMGTARIVINSLHIKGDLLLMPVLNGRAVLYSFLSVPDVRIGVAFGSGGSQSLPATELPGVSSWLVKILTDTLVKTMVEPRRRCYSMPALSLRKKAVGGIIYVTVVSASKLSRNGLRLSPSRRQFDRTSEEHSVDSDLQTFVEVELEQLTRRTDMKFGSNPRWNSKFNMVLHEEAGTLRFNLYECTPNNVKCDYLASCEVKVKYVEDDSTVFWAIGPDSGVIAKHAAFCGNEVEIVVPFEGVHSGELMVKLVLKEWQFSDGSHVLDNFISHSSLFGSSNFLPRTGRKVNITVVEGKDLIAKDRSGKCAPYVKLQYGKILHRTRTAHALAPLWNQKFEFDEIGGGELLMVKCYSEDTFGDDSIGSARVNLEGLIDRSVRDVWVPLEKVNSGELRLQIEAVRAEGSEGSRGSSMQSNNGWLELVLLEAKDLIAADIRGTSDPYVRVQYGNIKKRTKVMYKTLNPHWNQTLEFPDDGSPLELHVKDHNALLPTSSIGDCVVEYQRLPPNQMSDKWIPLQGVKRGEIHIRITRKVPELEKKSSLESDPSINRAHRISCEMKQMMMKFQSLIEDGNLEGLSTAMSELESLEDTQEDYMIQLETEQALLLNKIKELGQEMFESSPNLSRRFSGV; encoded by the exons TTTGGGAACTATCAGCGTCGAATCGTTGTTGAAGATTTGAACAAGAAATGGAAGAGAGTGATACTTAACACATCG CCCATAACGCCATTGGAGCCCTGCGAATGGCTGAATAAGCTGTTGATGGAAGTATGGCCCAACTATATTAGCCCCAAGCTTTCTCTAAGATTTGCATCCATTGTTGAG AAAAGGCTGAAGCACATAAAATCAAGGCTTATA GAAAGAATTGAACTGCAAGAGTTCACACTAGGTTCATACCCTCCATGCTTGGGTCTTCATGGGACACGTTGGTCAACAGCAGGTGATCAG CGAATCATGCGCTTGGGTTTTGACTGGGACACAACTGATATGAGTATTATGTTGCTTGCTAAGCTTGCCAAGCCATTTATGGGGACCGCACGGATTGTTATAAATAGCCTCCACATCAAGGGAGAT CTTCTCCTGATGCCAGTTTTGAATGGGAGAGCGGTGCTGTACTCATTTCTCTCAGTTCCTGATGTGAGGATAGGAGTTGCATTTGGTAGTGGTGGAAGCCAATCACTACCTGCTACAGAGCTTCCTGGTGTCTCTTCTTGGCTG GTGAAAATTCTTACCGACACCTTGGTTAAGACAATGGTTGAACCTCGCCGCCGTTGTTACTCTATGCCAGCATTAAGTCTCAGGAAAAAAGCGGTTGGTGGTATTATATATGTGACAGTCGTTTCAGCCAGTAAACTTTCTAGGAATGGCTTGAGATTAAGCCCTTCAAGAAGGCAATTTGATAGAACATCAGAAGAACATTCTGTTGATAGTGACCTGCAGACATTTGTGGAGGTTGAGCTTGAGCAGTTAACTAGAAGAACAGATATGAAGTTTGGCTCAAATCCTAGGTGgaattcaaaatttaatatggTGTTACATGAAGAAGCTGGTACTCTTCGATTTAATCTTTATGAATGCACACCAAACAATGTGAAGTGTGACTATCTGGCAAGTTGTGAAGTTAAG GTAAAATATGTTGAGGATGATTCTACAGTGTTTTGGGCTATAGGACCTGACTCTGGTGTAATAGCCAAACATGCTGCATTCTGTGGAAATGAAGTTGAAATAGTTGTTCCATTTGAGGGAGTCCACTCAGGGGAG TTGATGGTGAAGCTTGTCCTGAAAGAATGGCAATTTTCTGATGGTTCACACGTCTTGGACAACTTTATCTCACATAGTTCGCTTTTTGGGTCATCAAATTTCCTACCAAGAACAGGAAGAAAAGTTAACATAACCGTCGTCGAAGGAAAGGATCTTATTGCAAAAGACAGATCTGGAAAGTGTGCTCCATATGTTAAATTGCAATATGGAAAG ATTCTTCACAGAACAAGGACCGCTCATGCTTTGGCTCCTCTCTGGAATCAGAAGTTTGAATTCGATGAGATAGGAGGAGGTGAATTACTGATGGTAAAATGCTACAGTGAAGATACATTTGGTGATGACAGCATTGGTAGTGCGAGAGTTAATTTGGAGGGACTGATTGACAGATCAGTCAGGGATGTTTGGGTCCCTTTGGAGAAAGTGAACTCTGGAGAACTCAGGCTTCAAATAGAAGCAGTCAGGGCTGAAGGCTCAGAAGGATCAAGG GGTTCCTCTATGCAGTCAAATAATGGATGGCTCGAACTTGTTCTGCTTGAAGCAAAAGACCTGATTGCTGCTGATATCAGAGGGACAAGTGATCCTTACGTGAGGGTTCAGTATGGGAAcataaagaaaagaacaaag GTTATGTACAAAACTCTGAACCCCCACTGGAATCAGACGTTGGAATTCCCTGACGATGGAAGCCCCCTAGAGCTGCATGTTAAAGACCACAATGCTTTATTACCAACATCAAGCATTGGGGATTGTGTTGTGGAATATCAGAGACTGCCTCCAAACCAGATGTCAGACAAGTGGATACCCCTTCAAGGTGTAAAGAGGGGAGAGATCCATATTCGGATCACAAGAAAAGTCCCAGAATTGGAGAAAAAATCAAGCTTGGAGTCTGATCCATCCATAAACAGAGCACACAGAATATCTTGTGAG ATGAAACAAATGATGATGAAGTTCCAGAGTCTAATTGAGGATGGAAATCTAGAAGGACTGTCAACAGCCATGTCCGAGTTAGAAAGTCTCGAGGACACGCAAGAAGATTACATGATTCAGCTTGAGACCGAACAAGCTCTCCTCCTTAACAAGATAAAGGAGCTTGGTCAGGAAATGTTTGAATCATCTCCCAACCTTAGCAGAAGATTTTCTGGAGTTTAA